The following coding sequences are from one Xiphias gladius isolate SHS-SW01 ecotype Sanya breed wild chromosome 14, ASM1685928v1, whole genome shotgun sequence window:
- the si:ch211-227n13.3 gene encoding uncharacterized protein si:ch211-227n13.3 isoform X1, translating into MVLATDRSRANAVKNMAAHVNCERPGTKPTADSGSEANGLESFIHSLSIRVEYYRSLEYCLKWKRPMYPRRSARLTKSHKRSPQRSPSPNEEVIQRKLRVKRQRTGQRKTEAGDGAVNTDEGSNRDIIDIINDTHDAKRMAEEDEGKFVEVADKGVDESDEDCGSGTSSIASGPSLLYHTTTKKRRPSRDLCSACKKLYQKAKKSKAPIKNKLLDNNPKSLTCDQWVLIKKWKPRRLPNARGKLLTHVQLVEKRLQVNKGVKQSEQYVGESTACSRPHTFLQRNLRRCVRVPVKKERKKNERRKRPREDSQGSRVAKQQRLHSNSHRQHIGTSSTDDSGLHLTSGHGSSGGFESCSDQETNSQADTDVTVESIPSTKPREVPPRQKTPKKTSGFRDLLAQLRGNSSMIVRETR; encoded by the exons ATGGTTTTAGCTACAGATAGAAGTCGAGCAAACGCTGTTAAGAACATGGCAGCCCACGTAAACTGTGAACGACCTGGGACGAA GCCTACGGCTGACAGCGGGTCTGAGGCAAATGGCTTGGAGTCGTTCATTCATTCTTTGTCTATACGAGTAGAATATTACAG GTCACTTGAGTATTGTCTGAAGTGGAAAAGACCCATGTATCCCCGACGCTCCGCCAGACTAACAAAGTCCCACAAGAGGAGCCCCCAGAGAAGCCCCAGCCCGAATGAAGAAGTCATCCAGCGCAAGTTGAGGGttaagagacagaggacagggCAGAGGAAGACTGAAGCTGGCGATGGCGCCGTTAATACAGACGAGGGGAGCAACCGGGACATCATCGACATCATCAATGACACACATGATGCAAAACGTATggctgaggaggatgaaggaaagTTTGTAGAGGTAGCTGATAAAGGAGTGGACGAGTCGGATGAAGACTGTGGCTCTGGTACCAGCAGTATAGCCTCTGGTCCCTCCCTCTTATATCACACCACTACCAAGAAACGGAGGCCTTCGCGGGACTTGTGCTCAGCCTGTAAGAAGCTCTACCAGAAGGCAAAGAAGAGCAAAGCACCgatcaaaaacaaactcttagACAACA atcCCAAGTCCCTGACATGTGACCAGTGGGTCCTGATCAAAAAGTGGAAACCCAGAAGGCTGCCTAATGCAAGAGG GAAGCTTTTGACACATGTACAGCTGGTTGAGAAAAGACTTCAAGTCAATAAAGGTGTGAAGCAAAGTGAGCAATATGTGGGAGAGTCAACAGCTTGCTCAAGGCCGCACACTTTCCTACAGAG GAACCTTAGGCGTTGTGTCAGAGTGCCagtgaaaaaggagaggaagaagaacgAGAGGAGAAAGAGGCCCAGAGAGGATTCTCAGGGTTCTCGCGTCGCTAAGCAGCAGCGTCTCCACAGCAACAGTCACCGCCAACACATCGGTACTAGCTCTACCGATGACAGTGGTCTTCACCTGACCAGCGGTCATGGCAGCAGTGGTGGTTTTGAGAGTTGTAGCGATCAAGAAACCAACAGTCAAGCAGACACAGACGTGACTGTTGAGTCGATTCCGTCCACCAAGCCGAGAGAGGTCCCACCCAGGCAGAAAACACCAAAGAAGACGAGTGGGTTCAGAGACTTGCTTGCCCAGCTGCGTGGCAACAGCAGCATGATCGTCAGAGAAACCCGCTAG
- the LOC120799117 gene encoding C-X-C chemokine receptor type 4-like gives MSYYEHILFDYDLNDTGSGSGSGEVGADLEEPCEVEHVMTTELQQVFLPVVYALIFILGITGNGLVVIVLGCQRRSKCSLTDLYRLHLSAADLLFVLALPFWAVDAALSDWRFGAAACIGVHVIYTVNLYGSVLILAFISLDRYLAVVRATDTNTGGLRQLLAHRLVYVGAWLPAGLLAVPDLIFARTQEGGEGATLCQRFYPADNALLWVAVFHLQLVLVGLVIPGLVLLVCYCVIVNRLTRGPLGGQRQKRRAVRTTIALVLCFFVCWLPYGVGISVDTLLRLEVLPRSCNLEAFLDVWLAVAEPMAYAHCCLNPLLYAFLGAGFKSSARRALTLSRASSLKILPRRRAGASTTTESESSSLHSS, from the exons ATGTCATACTATGAG CACATCCTCTTTGACTATGACTTAAATGACACAGGCTCAGGTTCTGGATCTGGTGAGGTAGGGGCGGATCTGGAGGAGCCCTGTGAGGTGGAACATGTGATGACCACTGAGCTTCAGCAGGTCTTCTTGCCGGTGGTCTATGCTCTCATCTTCATCCTGGGCATCACTGGAAATGGCCTGGTTGTCATCGTGTTGGGCTGCCAGCGCAG GTcaaagtgcagcctcacagaccTTTATCGCCTCCATCTCTCAGCTGCTGATCTCCTCTTTGTTCTGGCGCTGCCTTTCTGGGCCGTGGATGCAGCCCTGTCTGACTGGCGCTTCGGGGCGGCCGCCTGCATTGGTGTGCATGTTATTTACACAGTCAACCTGTACGGCAGCGTGCTGATCCTGGCATTCATCAGCCTGGACCGCTACCTGGCAGTAGTCCGAGCCACAGATACCAACACCGGTGGGCTGAGGCAGCTGCTGGCTCACAGATTGGTGTATGTAG GTGCCTGGTTGCCTGCTGGCCTGCTGGCAGTGCCCGACTTAATATTTGCCAGGActcaggagggaggagagggggccACCCTGTGCCAGCGATTCTACCCAGCAGACAATGCTCTTCTCTGGGTTGCAGTCTTTCACCTCCAGCTTGTCCTGGTGGGTCTGGTGATCCCCGGCCTGGTCCTTCTGGTGTGTTACTGTGTCATTGTCAACAGGCTGACCCGGGGCCCATTAGGGGGCCAGAGGCAGAAGCGGCGAGCTGTCAGGACCACCATCGCATTGGTGCTCTGCTTCTTCGTGTGCTGGCTGCCCTACGGCGTGGGCATCTCTGTGGACACTCTGCTGCGCCTGGAGGTCCTGCCCCGCAGCTGCAACCTGGAGGCTTTTCTAGATGTGTGGCTGGCAGTGGCTGAGCCCATGGCATACGCACACTGCTGCCTTAACCCGCTGCTTTATGCCTTCCTGGGGGCCGGGTTCAAGAGTTCGGCCCGCAGAGCCCTCACTCTGAGCCGGGCCTCAAGTTTGAAGATATTACCAAGAAGAAGAGCTGGGGCTTCCACGACCACAGAGTCCGAGTCCTCCAGTTTACACTCCAGCTAG
- the ndufb3 gene encoding NADH dehydrogenase [ubiquinone] 1 beta subcomplex subunit 3 gives MGGDHGHSKLPMPDWRQWKMEGTPLEFTQQRLAARGLKDPWARNEAWRYSGGFARAVTLSDVLLRGFKWGFAAFTVALAVEYALFPPKKGGH, from the exons ATGGGAGGTGACCACGGCCACAGCAAGCTGCCCATGCCAGACTGGCGGCAGTGGAAGATGGAAGGAACACCCCTGGAGTTCACACAGCAGAGGCTGGCAGCCAGGGGTCTCAAGGACCCATGGGCACG taaCGAGGCATGGAGATACTCAGGCGGCTTCGCTCGTGCTGTGACTCTGTCAGATGTGCTGCTGAGAGGGTTCAAGTGGGGCTTTGCTGCCTTTACTGTTGCTCTGGCTGTAGAGTACGCCCTGTTCCCACCAAAGAAGGGCGGCCACTAA
- the si:ch211-227n13.3 gene encoding uncharacterized protein si:ch211-227n13.3 isoform X2, whose protein sequence is MYPRRSARLTKSHKRSPQRSPSPNEEVIQRKLRVKRQRTGQRKTEAGDGAVNTDEGSNRDIIDIINDTHDAKRMAEEDEGKFVEVADKGVDESDEDCGSGTSSIASGPSLLYHTTTKKRRPSRDLCSACKKLYQKAKKSKAPIKNKLLDNNPKSLTCDQWVLIKKWKPRRLPNARGKLLTHVQLVEKRLQVNKGVKQSEQYVGESTACSRPHTFLQRNLRRCVRVPVKKERKKNERRKRPREDSQGSRVAKQQRLHSNSHRQHIGTSSTDDSGLHLTSGHGSSGGFESCSDQETNSQADTDVTVESIPSTKPREVPPRQKTPKKTSGFRDLLAQLRGNSSMIVRETR, encoded by the exons ATGTATCCCCGACGCTCCGCCAGACTAACAAAGTCCCACAAGAGGAGCCCCCAGAGAAGCCCCAGCCCGAATGAAGAAGTCATCCAGCGCAAGTTGAGGGttaagagacagaggacagggCAGAGGAAGACTGAAGCTGGCGATGGCGCCGTTAATACAGACGAGGGGAGCAACCGGGACATCATCGACATCATCAATGACACACATGATGCAAAACGTATggctgaggaggatgaaggaaagTTTGTAGAGGTAGCTGATAAAGGAGTGGACGAGTCGGATGAAGACTGTGGCTCTGGTACCAGCAGTATAGCCTCTGGTCCCTCCCTCTTATATCACACCACTACCAAGAAACGGAGGCCTTCGCGGGACTTGTGCTCAGCCTGTAAGAAGCTCTACCAGAAGGCAAAGAAGAGCAAAGCACCgatcaaaaacaaactcttagACAACA atcCCAAGTCCCTGACATGTGACCAGTGGGTCCTGATCAAAAAGTGGAAACCCAGAAGGCTGCCTAATGCAAGAGG GAAGCTTTTGACACATGTACAGCTGGTTGAGAAAAGACTTCAAGTCAATAAAGGTGTGAAGCAAAGTGAGCAATATGTGGGAGAGTCAACAGCTTGCTCAAGGCCGCACACTTTCCTACAGAG GAACCTTAGGCGTTGTGTCAGAGTGCCagtgaaaaaggagaggaagaagaacgAGAGGAGAAAGAGGCCCAGAGAGGATTCTCAGGGTTCTCGCGTCGCTAAGCAGCAGCGTCTCCACAGCAACAGTCACCGCCAACACATCGGTACTAGCTCTACCGATGACAGTGGTCTTCACCTGACCAGCGGTCATGGCAGCAGTGGTGGTTTTGAGAGTTGTAGCGATCAAGAAACCAACAGTCAAGCAGACACAGACGTGACTGTTGAGTCGATTCCGTCCACCAAGCCGAGAGAGGTCCCACCCAGGCAGAAAACACCAAAGAAGACGAGTGGGTTCAGAGACTTGCTTGCCCAGCTGCGTGGCAACAGCAGCATGATCGTCAGAGAAACCCGCTAG
- the si:ch73-71c20.5 gene encoding DUF4748 domain-containing protein, which yields MAACYVSASRTALKGAHLVPGRWLLTRSGRTPTLCQCSRLPAARCRPLHVSPAASVSSSRTEPERSTGADDGRPGEEEEPEGPEYIPRKKARNPMMKIGYAWMIGLPVGIISFILAKRAVDKNRLKQLKIRQRMKSSNEGEYEGSRYRHHGEDVNLDQ from the exons ATGGCGGCGTGTTACGTGAGCGCATCCAGGACGGCGCTGAAAG GTGCACACCTTGTTCCCGGCCGGTGGCTCCTCACGCGGAGCGGCCGAACCCCGACACTGTGTCAGTGTTCGCGGCTGCCCGCGGCCCGCTGTCGTCCGCTACATGTCTCCCCTGCCGCCTCCGTGTCCAGCTCCAGGACAGAGCCCGAGAGGAGCACCGGCGCAGACGACGGGAGAcccggggaggaggaggaacctGAAGGTCCGGAGTATATCCCCAGAAAAAAGGCGAGGAACCCCATGATGAAGATTGGCTACGCCTG GATGATTGGCCTCCCCGTAGGTATCATCAGCTTCATCCTGGCCAAGAGAGCAGTGGACAAAAACCGACTGAAGCAGCTGAAGATTCGACAGAGGATGAAAAGCTCAAACGAGGGAGAATATGAAGGCAGCCGCTACCGCCATCATGGAGAGGATGTTAACCTGGACCAATAA
- the mcm6 gene encoding DNA replication licensing factor MCM6, with translation MDVATATAENAGEMVKDELAEKCQKLFQAFLEEFQTGDGEVKYVREAEELIRPERNTLLVSFTDLEGFNQELATTIQEEYYRVYPFLCRAVRNFARDHGNVPLNKEFYVAIEDLPTRHKIRELSSMRIGSLVRISGQVVRTHPVHPELASGTFLCMDCQALIKDVPQQFKYSPPTICRNPVCNNRSRFHLDTHKSKFIDFQKVRIQETQAELPRGSIPRSLEIVLRAEAVETAQAGDRCDFTGTLIVVPDVSQLSTPGVRAETSTRSAGGPQGFETEGLRGLKALGVRELSYRLAFLACNVAPTNPRFGGKELREEEQTAESIKSQMTEKEWEKVFEMSQDKNLYHNLCTSLFPTIHGNDEVKRGILLMLFGGVPKTTMEGTSLRGDINVCIVGDPSTAKSQFLKHVEEFSPRAVYTSGKASSAAGLTAAVVRDEESSEFVIEAGALMLADNGVCCIDEFDKMDIKDQVAIHEAMEQQTISITKAGVKATLNARTSILAAANPVGGRYDRSKSLKQNVNLTAPIMSRFDLFFILVDDCNEVTDYAIARRIVDLHSRVEESVDRLYSLDEIRRYLLFARQFKPKISNESEEFIVEQYKRLRQRDSSGGVSKSAWRITVRQLESMIRLSEAMARMHCCDEVQPKHVKEAFRLLNKSIIRVETPDINLEQEDELEEEQQQQEEEGNNVPNGVNGVNGHVDGINGDVNGINGHANGVNGHAEPGSQPKPSLRLSFTEYRRLSNLLVLHLRRAEEAEEEEELKKSAVVNWYLKEIESDIDSEEELIIKKGLIEKVIHRLVHYDHILIELSQAGLKGSESESSEEEGVLVVNPNYILDD, from the exons ATGGATGTTGCTACAGCGACCGCGGAGAATGCCGGGGAGATGGTGAAAGACGAGTTGGCTGAAAAGTGCCAGAAGTTATTCCAGGCTTTCTTGGAGGA ATTTCAGACCGGGGATGGGGAGGTGAAGTATGTCCGCGAGGCCGAGGAGCTGATCAGGCCCGAGAGGAACACCCTGCTGGTGAGCTTCACAGACCTGGAGGGCTTCAACCAGGAGCTGGCTACCACCATCCAGGAGGAGTACTACAG agTGTATCCCTTCCTCTGTCGGGCAGTGCGCAACTTTGCTCGGGATCATGGGAATGTTCCTCTCAACAAAGAGTTCTATGTTGCCATCGAGGATCTTCCCACCAGACACAA AATCCGGGAGCTGTCGTCCATGCGTATCGGCTCCCTGGTGAGGATCAGCGGTCAGGTGGTGAGAACACACCCCGTGCACCCTGAGCTG GCGAGCGGCACCTTCCTGTGCATGGACTGCCAGGCCCTGATCAAAGACGTCCCACAGCAGTTCAAGTACTCCCCACCAACCATCTGCAGAAACCCTGTCTGCAACAACCGCTCCCGCTtccacctggacacacacaaatccaagTTCATCGACTTCCAGAAG GTGCGTATCCAGGAGACGCAGGCGGAGCTGCCCCGTGGCTCAATCCCACGCTCGCTGGAGATCGTCTTGAGGGCCGAGGCTGTGGAGACGGCTCAGGCTGGAGACCGCTGTGACTTCACCGGGACCCTCATCGTCGTGCCGGATGTCTCTCAGCTCAGCACTCCTG GTGTGCGAGCAGAGACCAGTACCCGTTCAGCTGGAGGGCCCCAGGGCTTCGAGACTGAGGGTTTGAGAGGACTGAAAGCTCTGGGAGTCAGAGAGCTGTCATACAGACTGGCCTTTCTGGCCTGCAACGTGGCCCCGACTAACCCACGA TTTGGAGGAAAGGAGCTGCGGGAGGAGGAGCAGACTGCAGAAAGCATCAAGAGCCAGATGACCGAGAAGGAGTGGGAGAAAGTGTTCGAGATGAGCCAGGACAAGAACCTGTACCACAACCTGTGCACCAGCCTCTTCCCCACCATCCACG GCAATGACGAGGTGAAGCGCGGCATCCTGCTGATGCTGTTCGGAGGCGTTCCCAAGACGACCATGGAGGGGACTTCGCTGAGAGGAGACATCAACGTCTGCATTGTGGGAGACCCGAGTACTGCCAAGAGCCAGTTCCTCAA gcaCGTGGAGGAGTTCAGTCCCAGAGCAGTGTACACCAGCGGCAAAGCCAGCAGTGCCGCGGGTCTGACAGCCGCCGTGGTCCGAGATGAGGAGTCCAGCGAGTTCGTCATCGAGGCCGGAGCTCTGATGCTGGCTGACAAC GGTGTATGTTGCATTGATGAATTTGACAAGATGGACATCAAGGACCAGGTGGCCATCCATGAAGCCATGGAGCAGCAGACCATCAGCATCACCAAGGCTGGAGTCAAG gCCACCCTAAATGCTCGCACATCCATCCTGGCTGCTGCCAACCCCGTCGGCGGGCGCTACGACCGCAGCAAGAGTCTGAAACAGAACGTCAACCTGACCGCCCCCATCATGAGCCGCTTCGACCTCTTCTTCATCCTGGTGGACGACTGTAATGAG GTGACAGACTACGCCATCGCCAGGCGTATCGTAGACTTGCACTCCCGTGTGGAGGAGTCAGTGGACAGACTGTATTCTCTGGATGAGATCCGCAGATATCTGCTCTTTGCCAGGCAGTTCAAACCCAAG ATCTCAAACGAATCGGAAGAGTTCATTGTCGAGCAGTACAAGCGTCTCCGTCAGCGTGACAGCTCTGGCGGTGTGTCCAAGTCTGCCTGGAGGATAACGGTGCGACAGCTGGAGAGCATGATCCGGCTGTCGGAGGCCATGGCGCGTATGCACTGCTGTGACGAG GTCCAGCCCAAACATGTGAAGGAAGCCTTCCGTCTTCTGAACAAATCCATCATCAGAGTGGAGACGCCCGACATCAACCTGGAGCAGGAGGATgaactggaggaggagcagcagcagcaggaggaggaag GAAACAACGTCCCAAATGGAGTGAATGGTGTGAACGGCCATGTTGATGGTATTAATGGCGACGTTAATGGAATTAATGGCCATGCCAATGGTGTGAACGGCCACGCTGAGCCTGGCAGCCAGCCCAAACCGTCTCTCCGCCTGTCTTTCACTGAGTACAGACGCCTCTCTAACCTGCTTGTCCTGCATCTGCGCAGAGCAGAGGAGG ctgaggaagaggaggagctgaagaaaaGTGCAGTGGTGAACTGGTATCTGAAGGAGATCGAGTCCGATATCGACTCTGAGGAGGAGCTCATCATTAAGAAGGGGCTGATAGAGAAGGTCATCCACAGGCTGGTGCACTAT GACCACATCCTTATCGAGCTGTCTCAGGCGGGGCTGAAGGGCTCCGAGTCTGAGAGCTCGGAAGAAGAGGGCGTTCTGGTCGTCAACCCCAACTACATCCTGGACGATTaa
- the LOC120798833 gene encoding UDP-glucuronosyltransferase 1A1-like codes for MWKAAVLVLLLLNMDMQVNGAVDKTMQFAAEKSRPERAAKTEEAEAGDTILASDSASSAFSGNLLVVPMDGSHWVGMKAVAQEMGRRGHRVTVVIPEVSMRMGPGKHYHTLTHPVPYDKAYIDSVMTTVKDIMQSQPFVEKIKKRFSKIQSITGLIHSTAESLLFNASLISYLAQQGFDAVLTDPLVPTGSLIARKLGIPTINLLRGIPCALDMKSAGCPSPPSYVPRFFTGYTDKMSFKERAVNTLLALLEPLLCRLLYWHFDQIAYQFLGEEVGTAEVLSDSAIWLLRTDLTLEFPRPLMPNVILVGGINCNLRNPLPEDLESWVSGEHGFVVFALGTFVSDLPEEKTSIFLEAFRQIPQKVIWRYTGQVPDNVPENVKMMKWVPQNDLLAHSGVRAFITHAGSHSVFEALCHAVPMVLLPIAGDQPDNAKRLASRGVGVVLDIFSITTESLRQGLNEVINDIRYKENVQKLSALHKDRPADPLDLSVYWTEYVMRHKGAKHLKSAVHDLNWIQYFCLDIIALLATVVLVFGILTVKCAKLCFRKLSRKRKQD; via the exons atGTGGAAAGCAGCAGTGTTGGTGCTCCTGCTGCTAAACATGGATATGCAGGTGAATGGTGCTGTAGATAAAACCATGCAGTTTGCAGCAGAGAAATCCAGGCCAGAGAGGGCGGCGAAAACGGAAGAGGCTGAAGCCGGTGACACCATTCTTGCAAGTGACAGtgcttcttcagctttttcgGGTAACTTGCTGGTGGTACCCATGGATGGAAGTCACTGGGTGGGTATGAAGGCAGTTGCCCAAGAAATGGGTCGCCGTGGACACCGGGTCACCGTGGTGATACCAGAGGTCAGCATGCGGATGGGTCCGGGGAAACACTACCACACTTTGACCCACCCTGTTCCTTATGACAAGGCATATATTGATTCTGTGATGACCACAGTTAAGGACATAATGCAATCACAGCCTTTCGTGGAGAAGATAAAGAAACGATTCTCAAAGATACAGAGCATCACAGGCTTAATCCACTCCACTGCAGAGAGTCTACTGTTCAATGCCAGTCTCATCTCATATCTGGCACAGCAG GGCTTCGATGCCGTGTTGACAGACCCCTTGGTGCCCACTGGCTCATTAATAGCTCGGAAATTAG GTATCCCCACTATTAATTTGCTGAGGGGGATTCCATGTGCCTTGGATATGAAGTCTGCAGGCTGCCCCTCCCCGCCCTCATACGTGCCTCGCTTCTTCACTGGATACACAGATAAAATGAGCTTCAAGGAGAGAGCTGTCAACACTCTG TTAGCTTTACTGGAGCCGCTGCTATGCCGACTGCTGTACTGGCACTTTGACCAAATAGCCTATCAGTTCCTGGGGGAGGAGGTGGGCACAGCTGAGGTGCTGTCAGACTCTGCTATCTGGCTGCTGAG GACTGACTTGACACTGGAGTTCCCACGCCCTCTAATGCCTAATGTAATACTAGTTGGCGGCATCAACTGCAACCTGAGAAATCCTCTGCCTGAG GATTTGGAGTCCTGGGTGTCAGGGGAGCATGGGTTTGTGGTGTTCGCTCTGGGCACTTTTGTGTCAGATCTGCCAGAAGAGAAAACCTCCATCTTCCTAGAGGCCTTCAGGCAGATTCCACAGAAG GTGATATGGAGATACACTGGGCAGGTACCTGACAATGTTCCAGAAAATGTGAAGATGATGAAATGGGTGCCTCAGAATGACTTATTAG CACATTCTGGAGTTCGGGCTTTCATCACCCACGCAGGCTCACACAGTGTCTTTGAGGCACTGTGCCACGCGGTTCCCATGGTGCTGTTGCCAATAGCGGGGGATCAGCCTGACAACGCGAAGAGGCTGGCAAGCAGGGGAGTGGGAGTCGTGTTGGATATTTTCTCTATCACTACAGAAAGCCTCCGACAGGGACTGAATGAGGTCATAAATGACATCAG ATATAAAGAAAATGTGCAGAAGCTGTCAGCTCTCCATAAAGACCGGCCAGCTGACCCGCTCGACCTTTCGGTGTACTGGACAGAATATGTGATGCGGCACAAAGGGGCAAAACATCTTAAATCTGCTGTCCATGATCTCAACTGGATCCAGTACTTCTGCCTGGATATAATAGCGCTACTAGCTACAGTAGTTCTGGTTTTTGGCATACTGACTGTAAAATGCGCCAAACTATGCTTCCGTAAACTgagcaggaaaaggaaacaggacTAG